The Streptomyces sp. ICC1 DNA window GGCGTCCGCCATGCGCTGCTCGGCGATCCGGTCGGCCGCCGCGGCCGGCGGAATTCCGTCCGCCTTCGCACGTGCGAAGATCTCCAGCGTGGTGTCGAAGATCTTCGAGGCCTTGGCCTTGCAGCGGTCGAAGTCGAAGCCGCGCAGCTCGTCGGCGACCTGGATGACCCCGCCCGCGTTGACCACGTAGTCCGGCGCGTAGAGGATCCCGCGGTCGGCGAGGTCCTTCTCCACACCCGGGTGCGCGAGCTGGTTGTTCGCCGCCCCGCACACGATCTTCGCGGTCAGGACCGGCACGGACGTGTTGTTCAGGGCCCCGCCCAGCGCGCAGGGGGCGTAGATGTCCAGGCCCTCCACGCGGATCAGCGCCTCGGTGTCGGCGACGGCGGTCACCTTGCCCGGGTGCTTGTCCAGGATCCTCTGGACGGACTCCGCGCGGACGTCGGTGATGACGACCTCGGCGCCGTCCTCCAGCAGGTGCTCGACCAGGTGGTGGCCGACCTTGCCGACGCCCGCGACGCCGACCTTGCGGCCGCGCAGGGTCGGGTCGCCCCACAGGTGCTGGGCGCTGGCGCGCATGCCCTGGAAGACGCCGAAGGCGGTGAGCACCGAGGAGTCGCCGGCGCCGCCGTTCTCGGGGGAGCGGCCGGTCGCCCAGCGGGTCTCGCGGGCCACGACGTCCATGTCGGCCACGTAGGTGCCGACGTCGCAGGCGGTCACGTAGCGGCCGCCGAGGGACTCCACGAACCGGCCGTAGGCCAGCAGCAGTTCCTCGGACTTCAAGCCGCCCTGTTCCCTGCTGGCCGGGTCGCCGATGATCACGGCCTTGCCGCCGCCGAGGTCGAGCCCGGCGAGCGCGTTCTTGTACGACATGCCGCGCGAGAGGTTCAGCGCGTCGAGGACGGCTTCCTCGTCCGAGGCGTACGCGTGGAAGCGGGTGCCGCCGAGGGCCGGGCCCAGGGCGGTGGAGTGGATCGCGATGACGGCCTTGAGGCCGGAGGCTCGGTCCTGGCACAGCACGACTTGCTCGTGGCCACCCTGTTCCGAACGGAACAGGGTGTGCAGGACGCCGTCGGTCATTTCGGTCACGGTGGTGACTCCCATGGAAGAGATGCGGCGGAAAAGACGCCCGCCCTGCGGGTGGGGGAGGGCGTGCTGGGAGCAGCGTAAGACCTGCGGGGCCCCGTGATCCTCCCTGTCCGGAGATCGGGACACTCGGGGGTTAGACCCGGCCCCGCGGCCGCCCGTCGGAGTAGCACCGGGCGGGGCGGGGGAGTACGAGAGCGTGAGCGAATCCCCCGATCCCCGGCTGTCCTCCGCCCGCTCGACGCCCGTCGTCCCGTACGCCTCGTACCTGCGGGTCTACGAGCCGCTGGCCGCTTTCCCGGAGCCCGAGCGCACGCACTGGGCCGACTACGCCCGGCGCGGGGTCATCGCGACGGCCCAGGACGAACTGCGCCGCTCGCTGGTGGATTTGGTGCGGGTGCCCGTGGTCGGGGTCCCGGCCCACGAGAGCGCGGACGCCTTCACCGCCGAGGTGGGCGGGACCCTGCTGGTCTGCCCGTGGCGGACCAGGCTGCGCGGCTGGCTGGCGCTCCAGGAGCTGGGGGCCGACTTCCCGGCGCCGGTCCTCGAC harbors:
- a CDS encoding Glu/Leu/Phe/Val dehydrogenase dimerization domain-containing protein is translated as MTEMTDGVLHTLFRSEQGGHEQVVLCQDRASGLKAVIAIHSTALGPALGGTRFHAYASDEEAVLDALNLSRGMSYKNALAGLDLGGGKAVIIGDPASREQGGLKSEELLLAYGRFVESLGGRYVTACDVGTYVADMDVVARETRWATGRSPENGGAGDSSVLTAFGVFQGMRASAQHLWGDPTLRGRKVGVAGVGKVGHHLVEHLLEDGAEVVITDVRAESVQRILDKHPGKVTAVADTEALIRVEGLDIYAPCALGGALNNTSVPVLTAKIVCGAANNQLAHPGVEKDLADRGILYAPDYVVNAGGVIQVADELRGFDFDRCKAKASKIFDTTLEIFARAKADGIPPAAAADRIAEQRMADARLTRTV